The following are from one region of the Sandaracinus amylolyticus genome:
- a CDS encoding gas vesicle protein, whose protein sequence is MLDRVLDKGLVIAGDVRVSLAEVELLTIRIRLIVCSLDKAEAIGLDWWKHDQHLAPGRASALAEENAALRRELRALEERVAALGLPPAAASRPVRARVGAERTAQAARKKTSRRSDREPAKTAKKG, encoded by the coding sequence GTGCTCGATCGCGTGCTCGACAAAGGCCTGGTGATCGCCGGCGACGTGCGCGTGTCGCTCGCCGAGGTCGAGCTGCTGACGATCCGGATCCGGCTGATCGTGTGCTCGCTCGACAAGGCCGAGGCGATCGGGCTGGACTGGTGGAAGCACGATCAGCACCTCGCGCCAGGGCGCGCATCGGCGCTCGCCGAGGAGAACGCTGCGCTGCGCCGCGAGCTACGCGCGCTCGAGGAGCGCGTGGCCGCGCTGGGTCTTCCGCCCGCCGCTGCGTCGCGTCCGGTGCGAGCGCGCGTCGGTGCGGAGCGCACGGCGCAGGCGGCACGCAAGAAGACTTCGCGGCGATCGGACCGCGAACCGGCCAAAACCGCGAAGAAGGGGTGA
- a CDS encoding PAS domain-containing sensor histidine kinase, which yields MREIRGRATSEQRLALVQSVLGAQDASACASEVLAWLGVVAGVSRGCVGLVDLEALQCVTIASAGLDPREVSPAIPLDRADEPIASVLVQRDPVLFRAGDTALLGGAAFHALVLRARASDDEIALGLMLVSCAGGDALCDDVVWAAGILGDWLAQPRRRPDSRHVRERQLMLAVLNAVPDPVLLTDPDGRLLVANARAERLFASRDEESEGRRRAIALNNMLFSAALASMVFSGPEQPAPSELLLVDPTEGSDLLFELMSHVVKDAAEGTCVVSVLRNVTDLGRAAMELELAYKKLRASEADVRAQRHRLELIIDSVADPIVVTDPQGEILLMNEPAERVFTVPDDAPGEALRAVRGNEAHFSSFVSNLLFSGHEEQRYRGELGLVSPLTAEPLPVEAIAGKVLSQQGELNAVVTIFHDRREALEKARLYEQLEKAASELEQRVQEATAELVRQNELLRRQAVELERASAAKSQFLANMSHELRTPLNAILGYTSMLLQGVSGELTPPQKQKAQRIEDNGKNLLAIVNEVLDISRIEAGRMPLHVSSFEIAEVVREVVAELEPIIARSQLDVGVELPEVLAEVRSDRQKVKQIVLNLLGNALKFTREGAVRIRARSTRGAVSVTVADTGIGIAPEDQERIFEEFQQGDSSPTRRYGGTGLGLAICRRLARMLGGDISVVSVLGEGSTFELSLPTRMKKR from the coding sequence GTGCGCGAGATCCGGGGGAGGGCGACGAGCGAGCAGCGCCTCGCGCTCGTCCAGTCGGTGCTCGGCGCGCAGGACGCGAGCGCGTGCGCCAGCGAGGTGCTCGCGTGGCTGGGGGTGGTCGCGGGGGTGTCGCGCGGGTGCGTCGGGCTGGTCGATCTCGAGGCGCTGCAGTGCGTGACGATCGCGTCGGCGGGGCTCGATCCGCGGGAGGTGAGCCCGGCGATCCCGCTCGATCGCGCCGACGAGCCGATCGCGTCGGTGCTCGTGCAGCGCGACCCCGTGCTCTTCCGCGCGGGCGACACCGCGCTGCTCGGGGGCGCCGCGTTCCACGCGCTCGTGCTGCGCGCGCGTGCGAGCGACGACGAGATCGCGCTCGGGCTGATGCTCGTGTCGTGCGCGGGCGGCGATGCGCTGTGCGACGACGTGGTGTGGGCCGCGGGGATCCTCGGTGACTGGCTCGCGCAGCCGAGGCGACGACCCGACTCGCGCCACGTGCGCGAGCGACAGCTGATGCTCGCGGTGCTCAACGCGGTGCCCGATCCCGTGCTGCTCACCGATCCCGACGGGCGCCTGCTCGTCGCGAACGCGCGCGCCGAGCGCCTCTTCGCGTCGCGCGACGAGGAGAGCGAAGGACGGCGCCGCGCGATCGCGCTCAACAACATGCTCTTCAGCGCCGCGCTCGCGAGCATGGTGTTCTCGGGGCCCGAGCAGCCGGCGCCGAGCGAGCTGCTGCTGGTCGATCCGACCGAAGGGAGCGACCTGCTCTTCGAGCTGATGTCGCACGTCGTGAAGGACGCCGCCGAGGGCACGTGCGTGGTCTCGGTGCTGCGCAACGTGACGGACCTCGGGCGCGCCGCGATGGAGCTCGAGCTCGCGTACAAGAAGCTCCGCGCGTCGGAGGCCGACGTGCGCGCGCAGCGGCATCGCCTCGAGCTGATCATCGACTCGGTCGCCGACCCGATCGTCGTGACCGATCCGCAGGGCGAGATCCTCCTGATGAACGAGCCGGCGGAGCGCGTGTTCACCGTGCCCGACGACGCACCGGGCGAGGCGCTACGCGCGGTGCGCGGCAACGAGGCGCACTTCTCGTCGTTCGTCTCGAACCTGCTCTTCAGCGGGCACGAGGAGCAGCGCTATCGCGGCGAGCTCGGGCTGGTGTCGCCGCTCACCGCCGAGCCGCTGCCGGTCGAGGCGATCGCGGGCAAGGTGCTGAGCCAGCAGGGCGAGCTCAACGCGGTGGTCACGATCTTCCACGATCGCCGGGAGGCGCTCGAGAAGGCGCGGCTCTACGAGCAGCTCGAGAAGGCCGCGAGCGAGCTCGAGCAGCGCGTGCAGGAGGCGACCGCCGAGCTGGTGCGTCAGAACGAGCTCCTGCGCCGTCAGGCGGTCGAGCTCGAGCGCGCTTCGGCGGCGAAGTCGCAGTTCCTCGCGAACATGTCGCACGAGCTGCGCACACCGCTGAACGCGATCCTCGGCTACACGTCGATGTTGCTCCAGGGCGTCAGCGGAGAGCTCACGCCGCCGCAGAAGCAGAAGGCCCAGCGCATCGAGGACAACGGCAAGAACCTGCTCGCGATCGTGAACGAGGTGCTCGACATCTCGCGCATCGAGGCGGGGCGCATGCCGCTGCACGTCTCGAGCTTCGAGATCGCCGAGGTGGTGCGCGAGGTCGTCGCGGAGCTCGAGCCGATCATCGCGCGCTCGCAGCTCGACGTCGGCGTCGAGCTGCCGGAGGTGCTCGCGGAGGTGCGCAGCGATCGCCAGAAGGTGAAGCAGATCGTGCTGAACCTCCTCGGCAACGCGCTGAAGTTCACGCGCGAGGGCGCGGTGCGCATCCGCGCGCGCAGCACGCGCGGCGCGGTGTCGGTGACGGTCGCGGACACCGGCATCGGCATCGCGCCGGAAGACCAGGAGCGCATCTTCGAGGAGTTCCAGCAGGGCGACAGCTCGCCGACGCGTCGCTACGGCGGCACCGGGCTCGGTCTCGCGATCTGCCGGCGTCTCGCGCGGATGCTCGGCGGAGACATCTCGGTCGTCAGCGTGCTGGGCGAGGGATCGACGTTCGAGCTGAGCCTGCCGACACGGATGAAGAAGCGATGA
- a CDS encoding response regulator yields MTAKKTTGAKKPGAQRATGEHGHGEQPLVLIADDFGDAREMYREYLVFSGFRAAEARDGKEAIERAHELAPSVILMDLAIPSMDGWEATRRLKADARTKKIPVIAITGHALSGDAERARAAGCDGVLSKPCLPERVVEEVRRVLARRRA; encoded by the coding sequence ATGACGGCGAAGAAGACCACCGGCGCGAAGAAGCCGGGCGCGCAGCGCGCGACCGGCGAGCACGGCCACGGCGAGCAGCCCCTCGTGCTGATCGCCGACGACTTCGGCGACGCGCGCGAGATGTACCGCGAGTACCTCGTGTTCTCGGGGTTCCGCGCGGCCGAGGCGCGCGACGGCAAGGAGGCGATCGAGCGCGCGCACGAGCTCGCGCCGAGCGTGATCCTGATGGACCTCGCGATACCGTCGATGGATGGCTGGGAAGCGACGCGACGCCTCAAGGCGGACGCGCGCACCAAGAAGATCCCGGTGATCGCGATCACCGGGCACGCGCTGAGCGGTGACGCCGAGCGGGCGCGCGCCGCGGGCTGCGACGGCGTGCTCAGCAAGCCGTGCCTGCCCGAGCGCGTGGTGGAAGAAGTCCGGCGCGTGCTCGCGCGCCGGCGCGCGTGA
- a CDS encoding GvpL/GvpF family gas vesicle protein, with protein sequence MAKQKPRAAATKTAPKTSARSAATESGVKPMRTKASKKPAAATAKPAATTSDRTRARKAVPEALAAVTPAPIAPSHESAVRGKYVYCIIRTDRPVSFGAIGIGQEPAEVYTVAHRDLAAVVSDTALVVHDPTRENVLAHQGVAETVMRGYTVIPMSFGTVFKTREDIVELLRSAEGAFRDVLEKMQDRFEFGLKVLWDRDQIVREIEREDENVRRLKDEISAQKGSTYFARMQYGRLVDATLQSRTEQYVAEVFHALRDVAVASRTNKPIGDKMILNAAFLVSRDQEQAFDARVKEIGQRYDGRLTFKYTGPWPPYNFVNIRLKLERAQ encoded by the coding sequence ATGGCGAAGCAGAAGCCCCGAGCCGCAGCGACGAAGACCGCGCCCAAGACCAGCGCGCGCAGCGCTGCGACCGAGAGCGGTGTGAAGCCGATGCGCACGAAGGCCTCGAAGAAGCCCGCGGCGGCGACCGCGAAGCCCGCGGCGACGACGAGTGATCGGACGCGCGCGCGCAAGGCGGTGCCCGAAGCGCTCGCTGCGGTCACGCCTGCGCCGATCGCGCCGTCGCACGAGAGCGCGGTCCGGGGCAAGTACGTCTACTGCATCATCCGCACGGATCGCCCGGTGAGCTTCGGCGCGATCGGGATCGGTCAGGAGCCCGCGGAGGTCTACACCGTCGCGCATCGCGATCTCGCCGCGGTGGTCTCCGACACGGCGCTCGTGGTGCACGATCCGACGCGCGAGAACGTGCTCGCGCACCAGGGCGTCGCCGAGACCGTGATGCGCGGCTACACGGTGATCCCGATGTCGTTCGGCACCGTCTTCAAGACGCGCGAGGACATCGTCGAGCTCCTGCGCTCGGCCGAGGGCGCGTTCCGCGACGTGCTCGAGAAGATGCAGGATCGCTTCGAATTCGGCCTGAAAGTGCTATGGGATCGCGATCAGATCGTGCGCGAGATCGAGCGCGAGGACGAGAACGTGCGGCGCCTCAAGGACGAGATCTCGGCGCAGAAGGGATCGACGTACTTCGCGCGCATGCAGTACGGGCGGCTCGTCGACGCGACGCTGCAGTCGCGCACCGAGCAGTACGTGGCCGAGGTGTTCCACGCGCTGCGCGACGTCGCGGTCGCGTCGCGCACCAACAAGCCGATCGGCGACAAGATGATCCTGAACGCGGCGTTCCTCGTGTCGCGCGATCAGGAGCAGGCGTTCGACGCGCGCGTGAAGGAGATCGGCCAGCGCTACGACGGGCGGCTGACCTTCAAGTACACGGGGCCGTGGCCGCCCTACAACTTCGTCAACATCCGGCTGAAGCTGGAGCGCGCGCAGTGA
- a CDS encoding gas vesicle protein GvpG yields the protein MIVLDRLLIGGIRFVLDKVVAAVDRELNDDTQLRERLLEAQMRAELGEIDEEELAAIEREVMARLRAIQEARGDAAMTMDPRTMRVTGVEASVVEDDDDER from the coding sequence GTGATCGTCCTCGATCGACTGCTGATCGGCGGGATCCGCTTCGTGCTCGACAAGGTCGTGGCGGCCGTCGATCGCGAGCTGAACGACGACACCCAGCTGCGCGAGCGCCTGCTCGAGGCGCAGATGCGCGCCGAGCTCGGCGAGATCGACGAGGAGGAGCTCGCGGCGATCGAGCGCGAGGTGATGGCGCGGCTGCGCGCGATCCAGGAGGCCCGCGGGGACGCCGCGATGACGATGGATCCGCGCACGATGCGGGTGACCGGCGTCGAGGCGAGCGTGGTCGAAGACGACGACGACGAGCGCTGA
- a CDS encoding ArsA family ATPase, protein MQYRFFAGKGGVGKTSCAAATALREAERGADVLLVSTDPAHSLGDALGRTLGPEARDVPVRGRGRLRALELDADAALDRWIAAREPRLREIASRGTYLSREEIDRFFRLSLPGVDELVGLVELERLRRELEPERVIVDTAPTGHALRLLDTPALLSQLARVLDDMQEKHRQVSSALAVGRYREDAEDALIAEIEGEAREARERLRDRARASVRWVALPEALSIEETRDGLEALASMGVCVDEIVVNRVTPVPRARCVRCEARVASERAAIGALLERASAPVRQVPRLDGEPRGIEGLRALGDALAREDRGRALIASKAPRAARTSSRARPARALGFVTDASLRLALFGGKGGVGKTTSAAAAAIAIAEQHPERRVLLLSTDPAHSLGDALELRLDDDPRPVPGVEGRLDAREIDASAELARRRQEHARAVDALFDALRGGSRLDPVLDRAIVHDLVELAPPGIDELFSVVAILDAIDGGYDLVIVDTAPWGHTERLLALPATVREWVKALLAVLLEYREVIGLGELAQDLVGFSRALARLVETWRDPARTAFVPVTRPAALPRLETERLLASLGSRGMRVPSLIVLGDDDRDGAPRCSACTRALADEEDERSALAERAGDAKLVRAPLLAVPPRGVRALRAWAHEWEVA, encoded by the coding sequence ATGCAGTACCGGTTCTTCGCGGGCAAGGGTGGCGTCGGGAAGACGAGCTGTGCGGCCGCGACCGCGCTGCGCGAGGCGGAGCGCGGCGCCGACGTGCTGCTCGTGTCGACCGATCCCGCGCACTCGCTCGGTGATGCGCTCGGTCGCACGCTCGGGCCCGAGGCGCGCGACGTGCCGGTGCGTGGTCGCGGGAGGCTGCGCGCGCTCGAGCTGGATGCCGATGCCGCGCTCGATCGCTGGATCGCGGCGCGCGAGCCCCGGCTGCGCGAGATCGCGTCGCGCGGCACGTACCTGTCGCGGGAGGAGATCGATCGCTTCTTCCGGCTCTCGCTGCCGGGCGTCGACGAGCTCGTCGGGCTGGTGGAGCTCGAGCGATTGCGCCGGGAGCTCGAGCCCGAGCGGGTGATCGTCGACACCGCGCCGACCGGCCACGCGCTGCGCCTGCTCGACACGCCGGCGCTGCTCTCGCAGCTCGCGCGCGTGCTCGACGACATGCAGGAGAAGCATCGTCAGGTCTCGAGCGCGCTCGCGGTGGGTCGCTATCGCGAGGACGCCGAGGACGCGCTGATCGCCGAGATCGAGGGCGAAGCGCGCGAGGCGCGGGAGCGGCTGCGCGACCGCGCGCGCGCGTCGGTGCGTTGGGTCGCGCTGCCCGAGGCGCTCTCGATCGAAGAGACCCGCGACGGGCTCGAGGCGCTCGCGTCGATGGGCGTGTGCGTCGACGAGATCGTCGTGAACCGCGTCACGCCGGTGCCGCGGGCGCGCTGCGTGCGGTGCGAGGCCAGGGTCGCGAGCGAGCGCGCCGCGATCGGCGCGCTGCTCGAGCGTGCGAGCGCTCCGGTGCGGCAGGTGCCGCGCCTCGACGGCGAGCCGCGGGGCATCGAGGGGCTGCGTGCGCTCGGTGACGCGCTCGCGCGTGAGGATCGCGGGCGCGCGCTGATCGCGAGCAAGGCGCCGCGCGCGGCGCGGACGTCGTCGCGTGCGCGCCCGGCCCGTGCGCTCGGGTTCGTGACCGATGCCTCGCTGCGCCTCGCGCTCTTCGGGGGCAAGGGCGGCGTCGGCAAGACCACGTCGGCGGCCGCGGCGGCGATCGCGATCGCGGAGCAGCACCCCGAGCGGCGCGTGCTGCTGCTCTCGACCGACCCCGCGCACTCGCTCGGCGACGCGCTCGAGCTCCGGCTCGACGACGATCCGCGACCGGTGCCCGGCGTCGAGGGGCGGCTCGACGCGCGCGAGATCGACGCGTCCGCGGAGCTCGCGCGGCGCAGGCAGGAGCACGCGCGCGCGGTCGATGCATTGTTCGACGCGCTGCGCGGCGGCTCGCGCCTCGATCCGGTGCTCGATCGCGCGATCGTGCACGACCTGGTCGAGCTCGCGCCTCCGGGCATCGACGAGCTCTTCTCGGTGGTCGCGATCCTCGATGCGATCGACGGCGGGTACGATCTGGTGATCGTCGACACCGCGCCCTGGGGCCACACCGAGCGATTGCTCGCATTGCCGGCGACGGTTCGCGAGTGGGTGAAGGCGCTGCTCGCGGTGCTCCTCGAGTACCGCGAGGTGATCGGCCTCGGTGAGCTCGCCCAGGATCTCGTGGGGTTCTCTCGCGCGCTGGCGCGCCTGGTCGAGACCTGGCGCGACCCGGCGCGCACCGCGTTCGTGCCGGTCACGCGGCCCGCCGCGCTGCCGCGCCTCGAGACCGAGCGATTGCTCGCATCTCTCGGGTCGCGCGGGATGCGCGTGCCCTCGCTGATCGTGCTCGGTGACGACGATCGCGACGGTGCGCCGCGATGCAGCGCGTGCACGCGCGCGCTCGCCGACGAAGAGGACGAGCGCAGCGCGCTCGCGGAGCGCGCCGGGGACGCGAAGCTGGTGCGAGCACCGCTCCTCGCGGTCCCGCCGCGCGGTGTGCGTGCCCTGCGCGCGTGGGCGCACGAATGGGAGGTGGCGTGA
- a CDS encoding GvpL/GvpF family gas vesicle protein, with amino-acid sequence MKGRAIYAYCIVAGVSPDRLERAPRGVPDASPPRLVSISEGIDLVIADVDASAWSEDVITAGLRDIDWVSERALRHEEMVSHFLGADAVVPMKAFTIFRSEARARDHVREREASVRAAIDRVSGCVEWSVRMRFDERAARIAREREGAAQKPASGAAFLARKKQIADSTRGARVEAAEVASAIVERLAAPARTHRRIPPPEGTPTQLVAEATLLVPHDAQPEIERIAEGARAELARHGVDLELSGPWAPYHFAGGA; translated from the coding sequence ATGAAGGGCCGCGCGATCTACGCGTACTGCATCGTCGCGGGCGTGTCGCCCGATCGCCTGGAGCGCGCTCCGCGCGGCGTGCCCGATGCGTCGCCGCCGCGCCTCGTGTCGATCTCGGAGGGCATCGATCTCGTGATCGCCGACGTCGACGCGAGCGCGTGGTCGGAGGACGTGATCACGGCGGGCCTGCGCGACATCGACTGGGTCTCGGAGCGGGCGCTCCGCCACGAGGAGATGGTCTCGCACTTCCTCGGCGCCGACGCGGTCGTGCCGATGAAGGCGTTCACGATCTTCCGCTCCGAGGCGCGCGCCCGCGATCACGTGCGCGAGCGCGAAGCGAGCGTGCGCGCCGCGATCGATCGGGTGAGCGGCTGCGTGGAGTGGAGCGTGCGCATGCGCTTCGACGAGCGCGCCGCGCGCATCGCGCGCGAGCGAGAGGGCGCCGCGCAGAAGCCGGCGAGCGGCGCTGCGTTCCTGGCGCGCAAGAAGCAGATCGCCGACTCGACCCGCGGCGCGCGTGTCGAGGCCGCCGAGGTCGCGAGCGCGATCGTCGAGCGCCTCGCCGCGCCGGCGCGCACGCATCGCCGCATCCCGCCGCCCGAGGGCACGCCCACGCAGCTCGTCGCCGAGGCGACGCTTCTCGTGCCGCACGATGCGCAGCCCGAGATCGAGCGCATCGCCGAGGGCGCACGCGCCGAGCTCGCACGGCACGGCGTCGATCTCGAGCTCAGCGGCCCGTGGGCGCCCTACCACTTCGCAGGAGGCGCGTGA
- the gvpJ gene encoding gas vesicle protein GvpJ: MTDRIDDLVRAHSDRDDVERLLPPDTTLLDLVDNLLDKGLLVHGELVIGLAGVDLVYVGLSAVICAADRLLPDSRRRR, encoded by the coding sequence ATGACCGATCGCATCGACGACCTGGTGCGCGCCCACTCCGATCGCGACGATGTCGAGCGCCTGCTGCCGCCCGACACGACGCTGCTCGATCTCGTCGACAACCTGCTCGACAAGGGCCTGCTGGTGCACGGCGAGCTCGTGATCGGCCTCGCCGGCGTGGACCTCGTGTACGTCGGGCTCAGCGCGGTGATCTGCGCCGCGGATCGCCTCTTGCCCGACTCGCGGAGGCGGCGATGA
- a CDS encoding GvpL/GvpF family gas vesicle protein, with amino-acid sequence MSVWWALAVVDRAPDGLAQIDGARLEAFALDEHAALIAAELPAMPVAGLDALRRHDAAVRALAEHVRAVLPVRFGAHASDPARLVERLRGREDALHEGLERVHDAVQVTVRAMRGPPLVFAPIDDRDASLGPGARFLRQRARVPRPPRWDVLTASLRAHVRAERLDEGDPRFDAWRVYHLVPRAAEPAYRAELARVVAEVPDWELVAGVSSPPYAFAAEVLS; translated from the coding sequence ATGAGCGTGTGGTGGGCGCTCGCCGTCGTCGATCGGGCGCCCGATGGGCTCGCGCAGATCGACGGAGCGCGGCTCGAGGCGTTCGCGCTCGACGAGCACGCAGCGTTGATCGCGGCCGAGCTGCCCGCGATGCCGGTCGCGGGGCTCGACGCGCTGCGCCGTCACGACGCCGCGGTGCGTGCGCTCGCCGAGCACGTGCGCGCGGTGCTCCCGGTTCGCTTCGGTGCCCACGCGTCGGATCCCGCTCGCCTCGTCGAGCGACTGCGGGGCCGCGAGGACGCGCTGCACGAAGGGCTCGAGCGCGTGCACGACGCGGTGCAGGTCACGGTGCGCGCGATGCGTGGGCCGCCGCTGGTGTTCGCGCCGATCGACGATCGCGACGCGTCGCTGGGCCCGGGCGCGCGCTTCCTGCGACAGCGCGCCCGCGTGCCGCGCCCGCCGCGCTGGGACGTGCTGACGGCCTCGCTCCGCGCCCACGTTCGCGCCGAGCGGCTCGACGAGGGTGATCCGCGCTTCGACGCGTGGCGCGTGTACCACCTCGTGCCGCGCGCCGCCGAGCCCGCGTACCGCGCCGAGCTCGCGCGCGTCGTCGCCGAGGTGCCCGACTGGGAGCTCGTCGCCGGCGTGTCCTCGCCGCCCTATGCGTTCGCCGCGGAGGTGCTCTCGTGA
- a CDS encoding gas vesicle protein K produces the protein MRAVEIAEAEIAKLGQRLEKDAERARWNANPEDAQRALVKLVLTLVEFLRRLMERQAIRRMEDGTLDDDEVERIGLALMRLEETIVQLCEQFGIDPDELGLDLGPLGKLF, from the coding sequence ATGCGCGCCGTCGAGATCGCCGAGGCGGAGATCGCGAAGCTGGGGCAGCGCCTCGAGAAGGACGCCGAGCGCGCGCGCTGGAACGCGAACCCCGAGGACGCGCAGCGCGCGCTGGTGAAGCTCGTGCTGACGCTCGTCGAATTCCTCCGCCGCCTCATGGAGCGCCAGGCGATCCGCCGGATGGAGGACGGCACGCTCGACGACGACGAGGTCGAGCGCATCGGGCTCGCGCTGATGCGCCTCGAAGAGACGATCGTGCAGCTCTGCGAGCAGTTCGGGATCGATCCCGACGAGCTCGGGCTCGATCTCGGTCCGCTCGGGAAGCTCTTCTGA